In one Vulgatibacter incomptus genomic region, the following are encoded:
- a CDS encoding sigma-54-dependent transcriptional regulator, which yields MFENARILIVDDEEPSREALGELLSRWGMKVEEAGNGRHALRRAIETRPDVIVTDLVMPQMDGLWLLRTLREELPDTPVVLLTGRGTIDQAVEAIREGAYDFLEKPVDGQRLRIVLQRALEKKATLHEVAALRQRLKSRGDDRGFLGTSSAMRRLFSLIERVAPSKTSVVVTGESGTGKEMVAKSVHDLSPRAQKPFVAINCSAIPASLMEAEIFGHEKGAFTGADQRRLGCFELADGGTIFLDEVGELPIELQSKFLRVLEEERLRRLGGKSEIAVDVRVICATNRDLKSEIKAGRFREDLYFRLNVFHLEVSPLRERPEDIPLLAQHFLEKFAAETGKRVQGLDADALEVLSAYAWPGNVRELRNTIERAVILCDGDLIGCDCLPPEMAGGAAQGIMLKLSLGMQLREVEKEYILGSLRQNGGNKARTAERLGISEKTLYNKLNRYAADARERQALPEGNETVERRAPRDRAVW from the coding sequence GTGTTCGAGAATGCTCGCATCCTGATCGTCGACGACGAAGAACCCAGCCGCGAGGCGTTGGGCGAGCTTCTCTCCCGCTGGGGCATGAAGGTGGAGGAGGCCGGGAACGGCCGGCACGCCCTCCGCCGCGCGATCGAGACCCGGCCCGACGTGATCGTCACGGACCTGGTGATGCCGCAGATGGACGGGCTCTGGCTCCTTCGCACCCTGCGGGAGGAGCTGCCCGACACGCCGGTGGTCCTGCTGACGGGGCGGGGCACCATCGACCAGGCGGTGGAGGCGATCCGCGAGGGCGCCTACGACTTCCTCGAGAAGCCCGTCGACGGACAGCGGCTGCGGATCGTGCTCCAGCGCGCCCTCGAGAAGAAGGCGACCCTCCACGAGGTGGCGGCGCTGCGGCAACGGCTCAAGTCTCGCGGCGACGATCGGGGCTTTCTCGGCACCTCGTCCGCGATGCGCCGGCTCTTCTCGCTGATCGAGAGGGTCGCGCCGTCCAAGACCTCCGTGGTCGTGACCGGTGAGTCGGGCACCGGCAAGGAGATGGTCGCGAAGTCCGTCCACGACCTCTCGCCCAGGGCGCAAAAGCCCTTCGTCGCGATCAACTGCTCGGCGATCCCGGCCTCCCTCATGGAGGCGGAGATCTTCGGACACGAGAAGGGCGCGTTCACCGGGGCGGATCAGCGGCGCCTCGGCTGCTTCGAGCTCGCCGACGGCGGGACCATCTTCCTCGACGAGGTGGGGGAGCTCCCCATCGAGCTCCAGTCGAAGTTCCTGCGCGTGCTCGAGGAGGAGCGGCTGCGCCGCCTCGGTGGAAAGTCGGAGATCGCCGTGGACGTCCGGGTGATCTGCGCCACCAACCGCGACCTCAAGAGCGAGATCAAGGCGGGGCGGTTTCGCGAGGATCTCTACTTCCGGCTGAACGTCTTCCATCTCGAGGTCTCGCCCCTCCGGGAGCGCCCGGAGGACATCCCCCTGCTGGCGCAGCACTTCCTGGAGAAGTTCGCGGCGGAGACCGGGAAGCGGGTGCAGGGCCTCGACGCCGACGCGCTGGAGGTGCTCTCGGCCTACGCTTGGCCCGGAAACGTGCGCGAGCTCCGCAACACGATCGAGCGCGCCGTGATCCTCTGCGACGGCGACCTGATCGGCTGCGACTGCCTCCCCCCCGAGATGGCCGGCGGGGCCGCACAGGGGATCATGCTCAAGCTCTCGCTGGGGATGCAGCTGCGCGAGGTCGAAAAGGAATACATCCTCGGCTCGCTGCGGCAGAACGGGGGGAACAAGGCTCGCACCGCGGAGCGCCTCGGGATCAGCGAGAAGACGCTCTACAACAAGCTCAACCGATATGCCGCCGATGCCCGGGAGCGCCAGGCGCTTCCGGAAGGAAACGAGACAGTCGAGCGGCGAGCGCCTCGAGATCGAGCGGTTTGGTGA